In Deltaproteobacteria bacterium, the DNA window TCTCTGTCAAGCATCCGGCACACCAGTTTCGCCACGGCAAAGGAACCACCCAGGACCTTGAAGGCCTTGAGCCCGAAACGGTGGGATTCGTCTTTGGCGAAAATGCCGCGCAGGCCCCAGGCATGGGCCAGGCCCTGCAGGGGCACCAGGGGGGTCGGCGCATAACCGGGCAGCTGGCAATGAAATTCCATGGCCTCCCTGGAAGCGGCGGGTGAAAGATATGGCGGCATCGTCACCCTGCAGGGGGATTGCAGGATGTATTCAAAATGATGGGAGGGTATTTTCATGGCGATGGGGCCGGACGGCAAAACCCCGGTGCCCTTGGGCGCCAGGGTTCATGTTAAACTTTAAAATAAACAGATAACTTATTGAAATAATTGGTCGGGACGGCGCGATTTGAACGCGCGACCCCAGCGTCCCGAACGCTGTGCTCTACCAGACTGAGCCACGTCCCGACATGGGAGTCTCCATATTGCACTCCTGAATCATTGTCAACAGCTTTCCACATTAATTTACTCGAAGGGATTTGACAAAACCATGGTCTCATCGCGGCCCGGCCCCACGGAAACGATCTGAATGGGGGTGTCGGTGAGTTCCTCGATGCGCTGCAGATATCGTTTCGTGGATTCCGGCAGGTCTTCGAAATTGCGAATGCCCGAGATGTCCTCAGTCCACCCGGTCAGGGTTTCGTAAACGGGTTTGCAATTCCCCAGCACATTGAGATTGGCCGGAAAATCTTCGATGACGGCGTCCTCGTAGGTATAGGCCGTACAGACTTTCAATTCTTTCAGACCGCCCAGGACGTCAAGTTTGGTGATGGCCAGGCCGGTCAGCCCGTTGAGGCGGACGGCATTTTTCAAAATCACCGTGTCCAGCCATCCGCAGCGCCGCCGTCTGCCGGTGGTGGCTCCGAATTCCGCCCCCTTTTTCTGAATGGTGTCACCGATATCGTCAAACAGCTCGGAGGGGAAGGGGCCCCTTCCGACGCGGGTGGTGTAGGCCTTGACGATGCCGACGACCCCATCGATCTCCCCGGGGCCGATGCCCGATCCGCAGCAGGCATTACCGGAAACGACATTGGAGGAGGTGACATAGGGATAGGTGCCGTGGTCGATGTCCAGGTGTGTTCCCTGGGCGCCTTCGAAGAGCAGCTGCCGGCCCCCTTTCAGGGCGTTGTGCAGTTCCACTGAAATATTGGTGACATAGGGGGCAAGCCTTTCTGCAAAGGCGGTGTACCCGGCGATGATTTCATCGGCATCCAGGGGGTCGGCATGGAGGAATTTTTCGAGGTAGAAATTTTTTTCCGGCAGAAGGGCTTTCACCCTTTCCGCAAAGAGGTCTCTGTCCAGAAGCTCCACAAAACGGATACCGCGGCGGGTTGATTTGTCCTCGTAGCAGGGACCGATGCCGCGGCCCGTGGTGCCGATTTTATTGTCCCCCTTCATTTTCTCGCGGGCCTGGTCGAGGCTCCGGTGATAGGGCATGATCACGTGCGCTTTTTCGCTGATGCGAATCTGCTGCGGTCCGGCCTTGATACCGTGGTTTTCAAGATAGTCGATTTCGTCGAGGAGCACCTCCGGATCCACCACCACGCCGTTGCCGATGTAGCAGGTTTTTTGCTGCAGAATTCCCGAGGGCACCAGGTGGCTGATAAACTGTTCCCCCCCGACGACCATGGTGTGGCCGGCATTGTTGCCGCCCTGAAAGCGGACGACGCCGTCGGCGTGCTTCGCCAGAAGATCCACGATCTTGCCCTTGCCTTCGTCTCCCCACTGGGTACCGATGATGACAATATTAGACACTGCCTGCTCCTTCCTAAGTTGAGTGTTTCAAGTTCTATCATTTGAAACGTTCAATTTAGGTTTTTGTTAAGATGTCTACTTTCTACGCGAATGAAAAAAAAGTTGCATCATGGTGCGGCATTCCGTTTCCTTTACGCCGCCGATGATCTCCGGACGGTGATTCAGGCGCACGTCCTCGGAAAAATTATAGAGCGAGCCCGCCGCCCCCCATTTCGGATCGGCGGCGCCGAAAACGACGCGGGCGACCCGTGCGTGCACGATGGCCCCCATGCACATGACGCAGGGCTCGACAGTAGCATATAGCGTGGTGCTTAACAACCGGTAATTATGCAAGTTCGCCGCTGCCTTACGCAGGGCCTCGACCTCGGCGTGGGCGGTGGGATCGGATTTCAGAATGGTCCGGTTGTGCCCTGTGGCCACGATGTCGCCGGCAGCATCGACGAGGACGGCGCCGACCGGGACCTCGCCCGAGGCTTCCGCTTTTTTGGCTTCCGCGATGGCTATCCCCATGAAATGTTCATGCTCTAGAAATATGGTTGACATACGGGGTTGTATAGCCTAATAAGCAACAAAAATTCAAACGGTTTCATTTTGCGCCCGTAGCTCAGCTGGATAGAGTGCCGGACTACGAATCCGTAGGTCGCAGGTTCGAATCCTGCCGGGCGCGCCATAAGAAAAGCGAAATCAGTAACGATTTCGCTTTTTTTATTTTTAGAGACACCCTATCGGATTTGACTTATCATAAATGAGTGAAGATATTAAAACCTAAGGTGAGCGTTTCAAATTTTAAGAATGAACAGAACAAACATATTTTCAAAGGATTATAATCCTTTTCGAAAGCGATTTCGATCTGCAGCAACCTTTAGGGGAACTAAGCCCTGAAGGAAATTGAACCCAATCGGTAGGTAAACGTATCCGGAACCCATGCGAATGCTTGCACCCGTAAAAAAATATGTGTATCCGCTGCTGCTCGGCGCATTCCTTTTAGCGCCGTTTTCCGGTATGGCCGAGATTTACTCCTGGACCGACGAAAACGGCGTGCGGCATTACAGCGACACCCCGCCTCAGAGCGCGGTCCAGATGAATGTCGAGCAGGAAATTCCCCACGATCGGGAAAGGGATCGGCAAAACAGGGAAGCCTACATGAAAATGTTGGAACAAACCGCCGAGAAACAGCGGCAACGGGAAAAACACGAGCTCGAAGGACGGCTTGAAAGGACGGAAAGGCAGTTGCGGGATACCGAAAAGAAGGCCGAGCAAGCCCTCCAAGCCGCAGAAAAAGCACGCACCGTCGCCGAAGAAAAACAGCGCCGCAGGGAAATTTACGTGGCCCCCTGGATCGGTCCAGGCTATGGGCCGGCGCGGCCCGTTCCCTACGAGCGGCATCCGCGCCGCACGCCACCCCGCCAGGCCATCACTCCCTAAGCCCCAAGGTTGCTTAAACAGCATAACAGATAATAGATAGTGCTTCGACATAACTTTCAATTTCATAACAGCATCGCAAGTTCCTGAATAAAACCAGCGGTTCACTCCAAGGATCTTGCCTATTTTGCCATGTTGCTTACCCTTCGGGAAAGCCTGAGAACTTCAGGCTCTACGAGCAGCGCCTGCGGCGCCTTTATTGCTGAGGGTTCGAAGTAAAGAGCTACGACTTCACCCTCGACGCCTTGGCTCTGAAGCCCTCAGGCTGTTGCAACGTTGGGGTAAAGATGGACAGGCCGGCCATAAACTGATACGTAGCTTTGAAAACGACCCGAACCGTTTTCAAGGGCAAGCTTATCTGTCCTTGGGGAGGAGCTACGATGTCAGGGGTGAATGAAATTTTGCTGGTGGCCGCTATTGTCGCGGCGATATTTTTCGTTCCGCGGATGATGCCTGCCAAACGGCAGATCCCGATTGCCAGGCGGCCGGTGGTCATGTCGGCAAAAGCACGTTTGGCCGTTGCCGCATCGGTTGTATATCCATTCGCGGCGGCGGCATATTTTCGACCCTGGAAAAATGACCTGATCATTTACCTCTACCTCGGGGTAGGGCCGGTCGCGCTTGGATGGCTTTTGTACTGGGTTTATACGGGGCTTAGAAAATAAATGGGCAAGCGGGATGCCATATTCCTGACCGTCGAGGAGGCCCTCGAGGCCGTCTGCCTGGATTTTCGACGCTACGAGCCGCAGGTCATGCTGTTCGGCGAGGTTTTGCGGGTCATTTCAGACGGCGGGATCGTCCTCAAGAGCGAACCGGGAAAAAGCGGCAGATGGGTGGCCCCTGAAAGGGGATCAAAAATGGTGTGGTTTGACGGCGAAGCGCTTCGCGCCTATGTGTGCGATATTGTGAAATCCATGCGTCCTGGTGCCGATGCCATGGCGGCCGTCTGCTCACGGGTGTTTCGTGAGAGGGCTGTCCCGGCCGTCGATCCCGCAACGGGGGAACCCGGGGTTTGTATCGAAACGGGTATGGAAAAATTCGTCTGCGTTCAATGCGGAAACTGCTGCAAAGCCCTGGATTACCATGACGCGCTTACCGAACAGGACGTTGAGATGTGGAAGGAAGCGCAGCGATACGACATTCTCGCCTGGGTCGGTGTCGCCCAAAAAAAGGGTGGTGCGAGTTCCTATCGCATCTGGAAAGACCCCAAAACCGGAGAACTCGCAGATCAATGCCCGTTTTTGACAAAGGTTCCGGATAAAAATCGA includes these proteins:
- a CDS encoding adenylosuccinate synthase; the protein is MSNIVIIGTQWGDEGKGKIVDLLAKHADGVVRFQGGNNAGHTMVVGGEQFISHLVPSGILQQKTCYIGNGVVVDPEVLLDEIDYLENHGIKAGPQQIRISEKAHVIMPYHRSLDQAREKMKGDNKIGTTGRGIGPCYEDKSTRRGIRFVELLDRDLFAERVKALLPEKNFYLEKFLHADPLDADEIIAGYTAFAERLAPYVTNISVELHNALKGGRQLLFEGAQGTHLDIDHGTYPYVTSSNVVSGNACCGSGIGPGEIDGVVGIVKAYTTRVGRGPFPSELFDDIGDTIQKKGAEFGATTGRRRRCGWLDTVILKNAVRLNGLTGLAITKLDVLGGLKELKVCTAYTYEDAVIEDFPANLNVLGNCKPVYETLTGWTEDISGIRNFEDLPESTKRYLQRIEELTDTPIQIVSVGPGRDETMVLSNPFE
- a CDS encoding DUF4124 domain-containing protein, giving the protein MLAPVKKYVYPLLLGAFLLAPFSGMAEIYSWTDENGVRHYSDTPPQSAVQMNVEQEIPHDRERDRQNREAYMKMLEQTAEKQRQREKHELEGRLERTERQLRDTEKKAEQALQAAEKARTVAEEKQRRREIYVAPWIGPGYGPARPVPYERHPRRTPPRQAITP
- a CDS encoding YkgJ family cysteine cluster protein, coding for MGKRDAIFLTVEEALEAVCLDFRRYEPQVMLFGEVLRVISDGGIVLKSEPGKSGRWVAPERGSKMVWFDGEALRAYVCDIVKSMRPGADAMAAVCSRVFRERAVPAVDPATGEPGVCIETGMEKFVCVQCGNCCKALDYHDALTEQDVEMWKEAQRYDILAWVGVAQKKGGASSYRIWKDPKTGELADQCPFLTKVPDKNRWICRIHDIKPRICRDYPVSRKHGVMTGCRGFDR
- the tadA gene encoding tRNA adenosine(34) deaminase TadA → MSTIFLEHEHFMGIAIAEAKKAEASGEVPVGAVLVDAAGDIVATGHNRTILKSDPTAHAEVEALRKAAANLHNYRLLSTTLYATVEPCVMCMGAIVHARVARVVFGAADPKWGAAGSLYNFSEDVRLNHRPEIIGGVKETECRTMMQLFFHSRRK